The DNA window TTTTCCATCTTTCATACGTTTTCCATTAGCATCTAATTTCCAACCAGCTTCATCTAATAATTTTCCTGCTTCTTCTAATGAATAATCATAAACTACTGTATCAACATCTGCATATTTTACAGTTTTTGCAAGAAGATAATCTGCTGGAAGTTCTGAACCACCAAATATACTTTCAGATATAGCTTTTTTATCTAAAACATGTTGTATTGCCTTTCTAACATTTTTATCTTGTAAAGCTCCTTTAGTTGTATTTACTATCATCATTCTTGTAGAAAGTGGTTCTGACATTTTAGTTTCAAAACCTTTCATTGTAGAAAATTTCTCCATAGTTTCAGCATCTATCATATTTTTTCCAAATAATAAATCTATTTCACCTTTTTCAAGTGCTAAAGCTCTTGTTTGAGCATCTGGAATAACTTTAACTCTAATTGTTTTTACTTTTGGTTTTTCTCCCCAATATTTTTCATTTACTTCAAATATTGCTTCTTGATCTACTGTATTTTGCTTTAAAACATAAGGTCCTGTACCAATATATTCATTTACTCCATCTTTTGTTGTTCCATTTTTAAATGCTTTTGGAGAAACAAATCTAAATGGTCTTATAACTCCAAGTTCTATCATCATTGGAAAGTAAGGTTCATTTAAATAAATTTTAAAAGTATTTTCATCTACAACTTCAAATTTATTAAAAAGTCTTACACTTTCAAGCCAACCATGTCTATCTTTATTATCCATAATTGCATCAAAGTTTGCTTTTACTGCATTAGCATCAAATTTTTCTCCATCAGAAAATACAACACCTTTTCTTAGGTGGAAAGTATATTCTTTACCATCTTCTGAGATTTCCCAGCTTTCTGCTAATGAAGGAAGTATCTCACCTTTAGGACTAATTTTTACTAATCCTTCATATAAAATATTTTGTGCATATAATTCCCCAGCATAATTATGTGGATTTAAATCTCTAATATCTCTGAAATTAGCATATACTATTTCATCTTTTACTACTTCATTAGTAGTCTTTTCACCTTCTGACTTATTCCCACCACATGCAACAACTAATAATGACAGCATCATTAATAACAATGTTATTCCAATTTTTCTAATTTTTACCACATTCTCCTCCTATAAATATTTAATAACTTGTGTTAGTATTATATCATAAATATTTAAAAAACAAAATAATTTTTTTCTATATATTAGCTAATCAGTTATTTTTAAAGTTAATTTTATTTTAAAAAATATTTAGTATAACAAATAAAATAATAGTTAAGAGAAAAATAAATTTAAATTTTTTTATATTTTATTTGACATTTATTTTATAGTATGTTACATTAGTAAAAATAAATTTTAAGGAGGGTCAAAATGTTTCTTAGTAAAGCAAGGATAAGGAAAAATATATTTACTGTAAAATTGAATAACTTATCTAATTGTATGCTAAGGACTGTTTATGCCTTTATTTTTTAGTATAACTATTTTTTGATATTAATTTTTTAATATTTTAATAATAAAGTTGGTTAATAATCAGTGTAGCATTCAATGTTATACTGATTTTTTATTTTATAAATTTAGGAGGTAACTATGAATAACAGAAAAGAAATTTTATCAGCACTTTTTGATGAATACAGGAATGAGTTAAAAGATTTAAATGAATATCTCTATAATAATCCAGAACTAGGCTTGCAAGAATATAAAGCCTGTACAGCTCACACAGATATTTTAAAAAAATATGGTTTTGAAGTTGAAAAAGGCTTCGCTAATTTAGAAACAGCTTATAAAGCAA is part of the Fusobacterium nucleatum genome and encodes:
- the nikA gene encoding nickel ABC transporter substrate-binding protein, with protein sequence MMLSLLVVACGGNKSEGEKTTNEVVKDEIVYANFRDIRDLNPHNYAGELYAQNILYEGLVKISPKGEILPSLAESWEISEDGKEYTFHLRKGVVFSDGEKFDANAVKANFDAIMDNKDRHGWLESVRLFNKFEVVDENTFKIYLNEPYFPMMIELGVIRPFRFVSPKAFKNGTTKDGVNEYIGTGPYVLKQNTVDQEAIFEVNEKYWGEKPKVKTIRVKVIPDAQTRALALEKGEIDLLFGKNMIDAETMEKFSTMKGFETKMSEPLSTRMMIVNTTKGALQDKNVRKAIQHVLDKKAISESIFGGSELPADYLLAKTVKYADVDTVVYDYSLEEAGKLLDEAGWKLDANGKRMKDGKPLTIKLNYNNSSVSEKSISEYFQQQLAKIGVDLVINGEEEQSYRDDMKAGNFEISFNISWGTPYDPQSFFGGMRMPAVYGDYAAQEGLADKETIRNDIYEGLITTSEEKRQELFADVLKKLADEAVYIPLTYERNRAIYKSELKGVDFEISAYEVPFYNMYY